A stretch of Mytilus edulis chromosome 11, xbMytEdul2.2, whole genome shotgun sequence DNA encodes these proteins:
- the LOC139494620 gene encoding uncharacterized protein has translation MKKDLLISRLSTFDDKPERYCSWKNSFNNILRELDATDSEQLDLLNRYLGPQSKRHAASLRVANSHNDNQAVVKIWQRLDERYGAPESIAAALKDRLDKFNKINNTEYDKLYELYDLLAEVESIKENDIYRTVLSFYDSSYGVNAIVGKLPNFIQTKWMDRASSYKTQHSVMYPSFSTIVEFFHSMAVRMNDPSLKIQQSDSGRDKKVERKYAGKRTPGQTENGKHNLADCKVFVEKPLEEKRQIIRKNGICFKCLNGKHLAKDCKANIKCEKCGKTAHCTAFHFERETLQNNGGERQVDNIPQDLVSTKCTEICKDSGETTFQGKSCAKTLLVKVYPEGKPEVSVTTYAIIDDQSNRSLACSTFIDYFNETTEPVEYTLASCSGKTVQHGRRTTGYILESLDGTTQLKCPSLIECNEIPIFKREIATPAIARHYTHLQDIEQFIPELDRNAEVMLLIGRDVTAAHHILDQRIGKDNEPYAQRLRLGWAIIGETCLGLVHTSDTITVNKTTVLPNGRETNLKPCEYGFRVKDKEPDIDSTVFKQTREDDTLGLSQEDKEFLIVMDKEFHTSENGRLSAPLPFRRDRPKLQNNYHQARQRAENLSRSFKRDSTKQQHFVEFMKKIFVNNHAEAVTPARKGEEVWYLPIFGVYHAKKQSKIRVVFDSAAKYNGLCLNDILMKGPDLTNNLVGVLLKFRKGKVAAIADVEQMFFNFEVNEEHRNYLRFVLFKDNTVTEPLTEYRMKVHVFGNSPSPAVANCGLRKAVCDHTDLDTCDDVCHYVNNNFYVDDGLVSGDSLEEIVSLIKRTQERLITGGKIRLHKIESNNSEVVKSFETKDLAESITKIDFNSESTCLQRSLGLCWNVVKDIFTYQLSKEDKPFTKRGLLSVINGIFDPLGFIAPVILGGRLIMREAVQNNSLDWDDPLPDDLLSDWQRWKQSLQDLETLEIGRPFTSQSLNDSTECELHIFSDASKKAISSVAYIRTFDKKGDSELGFLVGKSKLAPCHGHTIPRLELCGAVLSTELATFIQNELKLPLSSTHFYTNSQVVLGYIYNEKRRFYVYVSNRVSKILKGSVKSQWSYVPTELNPADHGTRPLEAKHVGDSKWLLGPKSYIDTFHKSECTSFDIVSPDEDQEVCPIAVESMKTLISPIQTLGVDRFERFSKWSSLVRAISLLKRKIVSSYRSKVDTKDTRTCVDIRKEAETLVLRETQLQYYSNETDCLKSGKQLPKNRNIFALSPILDSEGLLRLGGRLKHYKLETGEKMPLIIPGRSHIASLLITHFHESVHHQGRHYTEGAVRSNGFWITGGKRLINSILHKCVQCRKLRGKVEHQKMADLPSDRLTPSPPFSYVGVDTFGPWSVATRRTRGGIRGPVREFRSDQGTNFVGAVNELSLLYNDENIQGYLSKKQIVWTFNPPHASHMNGAWERMIGLARRILDSMLTDIQGKQLTHEVLCTLMTEVCCIVNSRPIISVSNDPESPSILSPNTLLTQKFNSDIEPYHFNFSVKDMYKSQWKHVQVLANQFWKQWNLQYLHNLQTRSKWPSENRNLQIGDFVLMIDVSLPRNQWPTGIIDEVFPSSKDGLVRKVSVRVIKNGEPVTYSRPVTQLVHLMSD, from the exons ATGAAGAAAGATCTTTTAATTTCAAGATTATCGACTTTCGATGACAAACCTGAACGATATTGCAGTTGGAAAAATAGCTTTAACAACATACTAAGAGAACTGGATGCAACAGATTCAGAACAGTTAGATCTTTTAAACAGATACTTAGGCCCACAGTCAAAACGACATGCAGCAAGTCTGAGAGTTGCTAACTCCCACAACGACAATCAAGCTGTTGTTAAGATTTGGCAAAGGTTGGATGAAAGATATGGGGCGCCAGAAAGTATAGCAGCAGCACTTAAAGATCGACTGGataaattcaataaaatcaaCAATACAGAATATGACAAACTTTATGAATTATATGACTTATTGGCTGAGGTAGAATCaattaaagaaaatgatatatacAGGACAGTCCTATCATTCTATGATTCATCGTATGGGGTGAATGCAATCGTAGGGAAATTGCCAaactttattcaaacaaaatggATGGATCGTGCTAGTagttacaaaacacaacattctGTGATGTATCCGTCTTTTTCAACAATTGTAGAATTCTTCCACAGCATGGCAGTGCGAATGAATGACCCTAGCCTCAAAATCCAACAATCAGATAGTGGACGAGACAAAAAAGTGGAACGGAAATATGCTGGAAAAAGGACTCCTGGTCAGACT GAAAATGGCAAACACAACCTTGCTGACTGTAAAGTATTTGTTGAGAAACCGTTagaagaaaaaagacaaataatacgGAAAAATGGGATTTGTTTCAAATGCCTAAATGGGAAGCATCTAGCTAAAGATTGCAAAGCTAACATAAAGTGTGAGAAATGTGGAAAAACGGCACACTGTACAGCCTTTCACTTTGAACGTGAAACCCTACAAAATAATGGCGGGGAAAGACAAGTTGACAATATACCGCAAGACCTAGTAAGTACAAAATGTACTGAAATTTGTAAGGACTCGGGAGAAACTACTTTCCAAGGAAAGTCTTGTGCAAAGACATTACTAGTCAAGGTGTATCCGGAAGGCAAACCAGAAGTCAGTGTTACTACTTATGCGATCATTGATGATCAGAGTAATAGGTCTTTAGCCTGTTCAACATTTATAGATTATTTCAATGAAACCACAGAGCCAGTTGAATACACACTAGCATCTTGCTCGGGAAAAACTGTTCAACATGGTCGTCGTACTACAGGGTACATACTAGAATCTTTGGATGGCACTACACAACTGAAGTGTCCATCTCTGATTGAATGCAACGAAATTCCGATCTTTAAGCGAGAAATAGCTACTCCTGCCATAGCTAGGCACTACACTCATCTACAGGATATAGAACAGTTCATACCAGAACTTGATAGGAATGCCGAAGTTATGCTTCTTATAGGACGGGATGTGACCGCCGCTCATCACATTTTAGATCAAAGAATTGGCAAGGACAACGAACCGTATGCACAACGTCTTCGTCTAGGATGGGCAATAATTGGCGAAACATGCTTAGGTTTAGTGCACACATCAGATACAATCACAGTTAACAAAACAACAGTACTTCCAAACGGCAGAGAGACAAATCTCAAACCATGTGAATATGGTTTCAGAGTGAAAGACAAGGAACCAGATATTGATAGTACTGTTTTTAAACAAACTAGAGAAGATGATACTTTAGGATTATCTCAAGAGGACAAAGAATTTCTAATCGTTATGGATAAAGAATTTCACACGTCAGAAAATGGTCGTTTATCGGCACCTTTACCGTTTCGGAGAGATAGACCAAAACTTCAAAACAACTATCATCAGGCAAGACAAAGAGCAGAGAATCTTAGTAGAAGCTTCAAACGAGACTCCACTAAACAACAGCATTTTGTAGAATTTATGaaaaagatatttgtaaataatcacgCAGAAGCAGTCACTCCGGCTAGAAAGGGAGAGGAAGTTTGGTATCTCCCAATCTTTGGAGTTTATCACGCAAAGAAGCAATCAAAAATCAGAGTAGTATTCGACTCAGCAGCTAAATATAATGGACTTTGTCTGAATGATATTCTTATGAAGGGACCAGACTTAACAAACAACTTGGTTGGTGTACTATTGAAGTTTAGGAAGGGTAAAGTTGCCGCAATTGCAGATGTTGAACAAATGTTTTTCAATTTTGAGGTTAATGAAGAACACAGGAACTACTtaagatttgtattgtttaaggACAACACTGTAACAGAACCACTGACTGAATATCGAATGAAAGTTCACGTGTTTGGGAATTCACCTTCCCCAGCTGTAGCTAATTGTGGTTTACGCAAAGCTGTTTGCGATCACACAGATTTAGACACATGTGATGATGTATGTCATTATGTAAACAACAATTTTTATGTAGATGATGGTTTAGTGTCAGGCGACAGCCTTGAAGAAATTGTAAGTCTCATCAAAAGGACTCAAGAAAGATTAATAACAGGAGGTAAAATTAGACTGCATAAGATAGAATCGAATAATAGTGAGGTAGTCAAGAGTTTTGAAACAAAGGATTTAGCTGAAAGCATTACCAAGATTGACTTTAATTCAGAGTCTACATGTCTACAGAGAAGTTTAGGTTTATGTTGGAATGTTGTAAAAGACATTTTCACCTATCAGTTATCTAAAGAGGATAAACCCTTTACAAAAAGAGGGCTGCTATCAGTAATTAATGGAATATTTGATCCGTTAGGGTTCATAGCTCCTGTAATCCTTGGCGGAAGGTTAATTATGAGAGAAGCAGTACAAAACAATTCATTAGATTGGGATGATCCGTTGCCTGATGATTTACTCTCTGACTGGCAGAGATGGAAACAGTCCTTACAGGATCTTGAAACATTAGAGATAGGGAGGCCTTTCACTAGTCAATCATTGAACGACAGTACTGAATGTGAATTACACATCTTCTCGGACGCATCAAAGAAGGCGATTTCGTCTGTTGCCTATATCCGTACATTTGACAAGAAAGGAGATTCAGAACTAGGTTTTTTAGTAGGAAAGTCCAAACTGGCTCCGTGTCATGGACATACCATACCGAGGCTGGAATTATGTGGAGCTGTTCTGTCAACTGAGTTAGCTACATTCATCCAGAATGAACTGAAATTGCCATTAAGTTCCACACACTTTTATACCAATAGTCAGGTAGTACTAGGGTATATATACAATGAGAAAAGAAGGTTTTATGTGTATGTCAGCAACCGTGTTAGCAAAATTTTGAAAGGTTCTGTGAAATCACAATGGAGCTATGTACCAACAGAGTTAAATCCTGCTGATCATGGCACACGGCCGTTAGAAGCAAAACATGTAGGAGACTCAAAGTGGTTATTAGGACCAAAATCATATATAGATACTTTTCACAAATCCGAATGCACTTCATTTGATATTGTGTCACCTGATGAAGACCAGGAAGTTTGTCCTATAGCAGTAGAGTCTATGAAAACATTGATATCACCTATTCAAACCTTAGGAGTTGATCGGTTTGAGAGATTCTCAAAATGGTCAAGTTTAGTAAGAGCTATATCTTTGTTGAAAAGAAAGATTGTGTCTAGTTATAGGAGTAAAGTAGATACTAAGGATACAAGGACTTGTGTAGATATCAGAAAAGAGGCTGAAACACTTGTTTTGAGAGAAACTCAGTTACAGTATTATTCTAATGAAACAGATTGTTTAAAGAGTGGTAAACAATTGCCTAAAAACCGCAATATTTTTGCACTTTCTCCAATACTTGATTCAGAAGGACTGTTAAGATTAGGCGGAAGACTAAAACATTATAAATTAGAAACTGGAGAAAAGATGCCTCTAATCATACCAGGTAGAAGCCATATTGCTTCATTGTTAATAACACACTTTCATGAGTCAGTGCACCATCAGGGACGCCATTACACAGAAGGTGCTGTACGCTCAAATGGTTTCTGGATAACTGGAGGAAAACGCCTTATTAATTCTATTTTGCACAAGTGCGTACAATGTAGGAAACTAAGAGGAAAAGTAGAACACCAGAAAATGGCAGATCTGCCATCAGATCGTCTTACACCAAGTCCTCCGTTTTCATACGTAGGTGTTGATACATTTGGACCATGGTCTGTAGCCACAAGGCGAACACGTGGAG GAATAAGAGGACCCGTAAGAGAATTTAGATCTGATCAAGGTACCAACTTTGTAGGAGCAGTAAATGAATTGTCACTACTATATAATGATGAAAATATTCAGGGATATCTGTctaaaaaacaaattgtatgGACATTCAATCCACCCCATGCCTCACACATGAACGGTGCATGGGAACGCATGATTGGACTAGCAAGAAGAATTCTCGATTCAATGCTAACAGATATTCAAGGAAAGCAACTCACTCATGAAGTTTTATGCACATTAATGACAGAAGTTTGTTGTATCGTCAATAGTAGAccgataatttctgtgtcaaatGATCCTGAATCACCTTCTATTTTGTCACCAAACACTCTATTGACACAAAAATTTAATAGTGACATAGAACCGTATCATTTCAATTTTTCTGTGAAGGATATGTACAAATCACAGTGGAAGCATGTACAAGTTTTAGCAAATCAATTTTGGAAGCAATGGAACCTACAATACTTACATAACCTTCAAACTCGATCAAAATGGCCAAGTGAAAATCGCAACTTACAAATTGGTGATTTTGTGCTCATGATTGACGTTAGTTTACCACGCAATCAATGGCCAACCGGAATTATTGATGAAGTATTTCCTAGTAGTAAAGATGGATTAGTGCGCAAAGTATCAGTGCGTGTGATAAAGAACGGGGAACCAGTAACTTATAGCCGTCCAGTAACACAGCTTGTACATTTGATGTCAGATTAA